The following coding sequences lie in one bacterium genomic window:
- a CDS encoding zf-HC2 domain-containing protein: MEAGPDKFACRTAWRDLDGFLDGDLTDSETEDLKRHLAACPDCRKELSHRRRARARGPAPAPVPGSDWMARVEQRLARKGPMEEVLRAMFLPWEKKIPLWSAAVVLAAVVVLVMTQVGCDGGSCPVAPSGSGEAAAAPTAPPATPPAAAHPRLRSAPSGGVLIIEEPEGGPSSGGPPPEMVFQDHFVTLTSSDPGTALVAVENTVGELGGQLIGYPITGFENVEENERVVVFDLGGYKDFLDRLKTLGELTYEPVKNSEFVTAKVTVVPEQR; the protein is encoded by the coding sequence TTGGAAGCCGGCCCTGACAAGTTCGCCTGCCGGACCGCGTGGCGGGACCTGGACGGTTTTCTGGACGGGGACCTGACCGACTCGGAAACCGAGGACCTCAAGCGGCACCTGGCCGCCTGCCCCGATTGCCGGAAGGAACTGTCGCACCGCCGCCGCGCCCGGGCCCGGGGCCCGGCCCCGGCGCCGGTTCCGGGAAGCGACTGGATGGCCCGGGTTGAACAGCGACTGGCCCGGAAAGGGCCCATGGAGGAGGTGTTACGAGCCATGTTCTTGCCTTGGGAGAAAAAAATACCGCTCTGGTCGGCCGCCGTGGTTCTGGCGGCGGTGGTCGTTCTGGTTATGACCCAGGTCGGGTGCGACGGCGGCAGCTGCCCCGTGGCCCCGTCCGGATCCGGGGAAGCCGCCGCCGCCCCGACCGCGCCGCCGGCGACCCCGCCCGCCGCCGCCCATCCCCGCCTCCGTTCCGCTCCTTCCGGGGGCGTGCTCATCATCGAGGAGCCGGAAGGCGGCCCTTCTTCGGGTGGGCCTCCTCCGGAGATGGTTTTTCAGGATCATTTCGTCACCCTCACGTCCTCGGACCCGGGAACGGCCCTGGTCGCCGTGGAAAACACCGTGGGAGAATTGGGGGGACAGCTGATCGGTTATCCCATCACCGGTTTCGAGAACGTGGAGGAGAACGAACGGGTGGTGGTCTTCGACCTCGGGGGGTACAAGGACTTTCTCGATCGGCTGAAAACGCTGGGGGAATTGACGTACGAACCGGTTAAAAACTCGGAGTTCGTGACCGCGAAGGTCACGGTCGTGCCCGAACAGCGATAA
- a CDS encoding SGNH/GDSL hydrolase family protein codes for MKRTLHWLFLGLVVAGAAGGAAALARLLLRPPGQPTEAERRAMIERVLDRDAGNIFCFDPDISYRLKPSFRGRRHDSRTLPHQTDSYGMLGDREPETGADHILLLGDSVVYGEYLPREDSFAARLEKEAPAGLQVLTGACPGWSTHQEIGYWEKYLAGISWRRAFIFFCLNDLLRFEWVWGGEDRFRISEEVAGLGGLLAAHCRSLKLRFLRGAFSDNPGLRPLAGLNNTCLVPFLKEWWDAYGEAVGPRLRGMNAAAPVTVVGLPAREQLAALNAGGSREEVMAPQERLRKFCRSLNVGYLDALPAFEETGTGAYRIDCFLPGQEGELHLSREGHAALAAFLAPRVFAPVPEAPPELGPEENGEGAGR; via the coding sequence ATGAAGCGGACACTGCATTGGCTTTTCCTGGGTTTGGTGGTGGCGGGTGCCGCCGGGGGAGCGGCGGCGCTGGCCCGGCTCCTCCTCCGTCCCCCCGGGCAGCCGACGGAGGCCGAACGGCGGGCGATGATCGAGCGGGTCCTGGACCGGGACGCCGGCAATATCTTCTGCTTCGATCCCGACATCTCCTACCGGCTCAAACCATCCTTCCGGGGCCGGCGCCACGATTCGCGCACCCTTCCCCACCAAACCGATTCCTACGGAATGCTGGGGGATCGGGAACCCGAAACCGGCGCCGACCACATTCTTCTTCTCGGAGATTCGGTCGTCTACGGGGAATACCTCCCCCGCGAGGATTCGTTCGCGGCCCGCCTGGAAAAAGAGGCGCCGGCCGGCCTGCAGGTGCTGACCGGCGCCTGCCCGGGGTGGAGCACCCATCAGGAAATCGGGTATTGGGAAAAATACCTGGCCGGGATCTCCTGGAGGCGCGCCTTCATTTTTTTCTGCCTCAACGACCTCCTCCGCTTCGAGTGGGTCTGGGGGGGGGAGGACCGGTTTCGGATCTCGGAGGAGGTGGCGGGACTGGGAGGGCTTCTGGCCGCGCACTGCCGTTCCCTCAAGCTCCGGTTCCTGCGCGGCGCCTTTTCCGACAACCCGGGGCTCCGCCCCCTGGCCGGGCTCAACAACACCTGCCTGGTCCCCTTCCTGAAGGAATGGTGGGATGCCTATGGAGAAGCGGTGGGCCCGCGCTTACGGGGCATGAACGCGGCGGCGCCGGTGACGGTGGTCGGCCTTCCCGCCCGGGAACAGCTGGCCGCCCTCAACGCGGGGGGAAGCCGCGAAGAGGTCATGGCCCCGCAGGAGCGTCTGCGGAAGTTCTGCCGGAGCCTGAACGTCGGTTATCTGGACGCGCTCCCCGCCTTCGAGGAGACGGGGACCGGAGCGTACCGGATCGATTGCTTCCTCCCCGGGCAGGAAGGGGAACTTCACCTCTCCCGCGAGGGCCATGCCGCCCTGGCGGCGTTTTTGGCTCCCCGGGTGTTCGCCCCCGTCCCGGAGGCACCGCCCGAGCTCGGTCCGGAAGAAAACGGGGAGGGGGCGGGCAGGTAG